The following are encoded together in the Erwinia sp. E602 genome:
- the pykF gene encoding pyruvate kinase PykF, with amino-acid sequence MKKTKIVCTIGPKTESEEMLTNLLDAGMNVMRLNFSHGDYAEHGQRITNLRNVMAKTSHQAAILLDTKGPEIRTMKLEGGVDASLKAGQIFTFTTDQSVVGNNERVAVTYTGFTADLKVGNTVLVDDGLIGMEVTAITDTTVVCKVLNNGDLGENKGVNLPGVSIQLPALAEKDKRDLIFGCEQGVDFVAASFIRKRSDVEEIRAHLKAHGGEHIQIISKIENQEGLNNFDEILEASDGIMVARGDLGVEIPVEEVIFAQKMMIKKCNHARKVVITATQMLDSMIKNPRPTRAEAGDVANAILDGTDAVMLSGESAKGKYPLESVTIMATICERTDRVMKSRIDTQADLRKMRITEAVCRSAVETAEKLESPLIVVATEGGKSAKSVRKYFPNATILALTTNEQTARQLLLTKGVIATVVSEIASTDDFYRLGKEAALNSGYAQKGEVVVMVSGALVPSGTTNTSSVHVL; translated from the coding sequence ATGAAAAAGACCAAAATCGTTTGTACTATCGGCCCGAAAACCGAATCTGAAGAGATGCTGACCAACCTGCTGGATGCCGGCATGAACGTTATGCGTCTGAACTTCTCCCACGGCGACTATGCCGAACACGGCCAGCGCATCACCAACCTGCGCAACGTAATGGCGAAAACCAGCCATCAGGCGGCGATCCTGCTGGATACCAAAGGCCCGGAAATCCGTACCATGAAGCTGGAAGGCGGCGTTGATGCCTCGCTGAAAGCTGGCCAGATCTTCACCTTTACCACCGACCAGTCGGTCGTGGGTAATAACGAGCGGGTTGCGGTAACCTACACCGGTTTCACCGCTGACCTGAAAGTCGGCAACACCGTGCTGGTGGATGACGGCCTGATCGGCATGGAAGTGACTGCTATCACCGATACCACCGTGGTCTGTAAGGTGCTGAACAACGGTGACCTGGGCGAGAACAAAGGCGTTAACCTGCCGGGCGTCTCAATCCAGCTGCCTGCGCTGGCGGAAAAAGACAAACGCGACCTGATCTTCGGCTGCGAGCAGGGCGTCGACTTTGTTGCCGCCTCCTTTATCCGTAAGCGTTCTGACGTGGAAGAGATCCGCGCACACCTGAAAGCACACGGCGGCGAGCACATCCAGATCATCTCCAAGATCGAAAACCAGGAAGGCCTGAACAACTTCGACGAGATCCTCGAAGCTTCTGACGGCATCATGGTCGCCCGTGGCGATCTCGGCGTGGAAATCCCGGTAGAAGAAGTGATCTTCGCGCAGAAGATGATGATCAAGAAGTGTAACCACGCGCGTAAAGTGGTGATCACCGCCACCCAGATGCTGGACTCGATGATCAAGAACCCGCGCCCTACCCGCGCAGAAGCCGGTGACGTAGCGAACGCCATCCTGGACGGTACCGATGCGGTGATGCTGTCGGGTGAAAGCGCCAAGGGTAAATATCCGCTGGAGTCCGTGACCATCATGGCAACCATCTGCGAGCGTACCGACCGCGTGATGAAGAGCCGCATTGATACGCAGGCTGACCTGCGCAAAATGCGTATCACTGAAGCCGTCTGCCGCAGCGCCGTTGAGACCGCTGAGAAGCTGGAATCGCCGCTGATCGTGGTAGCCACCGAAGGCGGTAAATCTGCTAAGTCGGTGCGTAAGTACTTCCCGAACGCCACCATCCTGGCGCTGACCACCAACGAGCAGACCGCCCGTCAGCTGCTGCTGACCAAAGGCGTTATCGCCACCGTGGTCAGTGAGATCGCCTCTACCGACGATTTCTATCGCCTGGGCAAAGAAGCGGCGCTGAACAGCGGCTATGCGCAGAAAGGTGAAGTGGTAGTGATGGTATCCGGTGCGCTGGTGCCAAGCGGTACCACCAACACCTCATCGGTACACGTTTTGTAA
- a CDS encoding MATE family efflux transporter, whose amino-acid sequence MQKYFTEARQLLTLAIPVILAQVAQTSMGFVDTVMAGAVSATDMAAVAVGTSIWLPAILFGHGLVLALTPVVAQMNGAGRRDRIAHQVRQAYWLAGLVALLIMVVLYHSGYAIGAMHNVDPLLAEKAIGYLHALLWGAPGYLFFQVARNQCEGLAKTKPGMVMGFLGLLVNIPVNYVFIYGHFGMPALGGVGCGVATASVYWVMFIVMKLWVSRAGSMRDIRLPTRFSPPDWKVLKRLVGLGLPVALALFFEVTLFAVVALLVSPMGIVQVAGHQIALNFSSLMFVLPLSLGVATTIRVGFRLGQGQTEEARVAAWTAQGVGICMACLTALFTVVFREQIAQLYTDNPQVVTLAASLMLLAALYQFSDSVQVIGSGILRGYKDTRAIFFITFVAYWVVGLPSGYILAMTGWLVPPMGPAGFWTGFILGLTSAAVMMIWRMRRLQKQPPAQILARAAR is encoded by the coding sequence GTGCAGAAGTACTTTACAGAGGCGCGTCAGTTACTGACTCTGGCGATCCCGGTGATCCTTGCGCAGGTTGCGCAAACGTCAATGGGCTTTGTTGATACCGTGATGGCCGGCGCCGTAAGCGCCACGGATATGGCCGCCGTCGCCGTGGGAACCTCGATCTGGTTACCCGCCATTCTGTTTGGTCACGGCCTGGTGCTGGCGCTGACACCGGTGGTGGCGCAGATGAACGGTGCAGGCCGCCGCGACCGTATTGCACACCAGGTGCGTCAGGCCTACTGGCTGGCCGGGCTGGTTGCGCTACTGATTATGGTGGTTCTTTATCACTCAGGCTACGCGATCGGCGCGATGCACAACGTCGATCCGCTGCTGGCCGAGAAGGCGATTGGCTACCTGCACGCGCTGCTGTGGGGCGCGCCGGGTTATCTGTTTTTCCAGGTTGCGCGTAATCAGTGCGAGGGACTGGCGAAAACCAAGCCGGGCATGGTAATGGGCTTCCTCGGGCTGCTGGTCAATATTCCGGTGAACTACGTGTTTATTTACGGCCACTTTGGTATGCCGGCGCTGGGCGGCGTGGGCTGCGGCGTGGCAACCGCGTCGGTCTACTGGGTGATGTTTATCGTGATGAAGCTGTGGGTCAGCCGGGCCGGTTCAATGCGTGATATCCGCTTGCCGACCCGCTTCAGCCCGCCGGACTGGAAGGTGCTTAAGCGGCTGGTAGGCCTTGGCTTGCCGGTGGCGCTGGCGCTGTTCTTTGAAGTAACGCTGTTTGCCGTGGTGGCGCTGCTGGTCTCGCCGATGGGTATCGTGCAGGTCGCCGGTCACCAGATAGCCCTCAACTTCAGCTCGCTGATGTTCGTGCTGCCGCTGTCGCTGGGGGTGGCCACCACCATTCGGGTCGGTTTCCGCCTTGGCCAGGGGCAGACCGAAGAGGCGCGCGTGGCGGCCTGGACCGCGCAGGGCGTCGGCATCTGCATGGCCTGCCTTACCGCGCTGTTCACGGTGGTGTTCCGCGAACAGATCGCGCAGCTCTATACCGACAACCCGCAGGTGGTAACGCTGGCCGCCTCCCTGATGCTGCTGGCCGCGCTGTACCAGTTCTCCGATTCGGTGCAGGTGATTGGCAGCGGCATTCTGCGCGGTTACAAGGATACCCGGGCGATCTTCTTTATTACTTTTGTCGCCTACTGGGTGGTGGGCCTGCCGAGCGGCTACATCCTGGCGATGACCGGCTGGCTGGTGCCGCCGATGGGGCCGGCAGGCTTCTGGACCGGCTTTATTCTCGGCCTGACCTCGGCGGCGGTGATGATGATCTGGCGCATGCGTCGTCTGCAGAAACAGCCGCCCGCGCAAATCCTCGCGCGTGCAGCACGTTAA
- a CDS encoding riboflavin synthase subunit alpha, with product MFTGIVQGTAEVLAIEEKPNFRTHVIKMPEALLPGIELGASVSHNGCCLTVTEVDGDRVSFDLIKETLRITNLGDLEAGDTVNVERAAKFSDEIGGHLMSGHIMTTAEISKIITSENNREIWFKPQDASQMKYILHKGFIGIDGISLTVGEVTRTKFCVHLIPETLARTTLGAKRLGHRVNIEIDPHTQAIVETVERVLAQREAVLAAAAAEALLRQPEQD from the coding sequence ATGTTTACCGGTATTGTGCAGGGCACCGCAGAGGTGCTGGCAATTGAAGAGAAGCCAAATTTCCGTACTCACGTAATCAAAATGCCTGAGGCGTTGTTACCCGGCATCGAACTGGGCGCATCGGTTTCGCACAACGGCTGCTGCCTGACGGTGACGGAAGTGGACGGCGACCGGGTCAGCTTCGATCTGATTAAAGAGACCCTGCGCATCACCAACCTCGGCGATCTGGAGGCGGGCGACACGGTTAACGTGGAGCGGGCGGCGAAGTTCAGCGATGAGATCGGTGGGCATCTGATGTCCGGTCATATTATGACCACCGCGGAGATCAGCAAAATCATCACCTCGGAGAACAATCGCGAGATCTGGTTCAAACCGCAGGACGCCAGCCAGATGAAGTATATTCTGCACAAAGGCTTTATTGGTATCGACGGCATCAGCCTGACGGTAGGTGAAGTGACCCGCACTAAGTTCTGCGTGCACCTGATCCCCGAAACGCTGGCGCGCACCACGTTGGGTGCCAAACGTCTCGGGCACCGCGTAAATATTGAAATTGACCCGCATACCCAGGCGATCGTTGAAACCGTTGAGCGGGTGCTGGCCCAGCGTGAAGCCGTGCTGGCGGCAGCGGCAGCTGAAGCTCTGCTGCGTCAGCCAGAGCAGGACTAA
- the cfa gene encoding cyclopropane fatty acyl phospholipid synthase, which translates to MSSSCIEETILEDNPWYRIVHEMLSQADVAINGSRPWDIQVSHPGFFKRVLQEGSLGLGESYMDGWWQCERIDQFIQRILQAHIDQQIPHRFKDTLRVLVARLTNLQSRKRAWIVGKEHYDLGNDLFSLMLDPYMQYSCGYWKEATTLEQAQEAKLRMICEKLQLAPGMSLLDIGCGWGGLAEFAARHYGVSVYGVTISAEQQKMAQQRCDGLDVTILLQDYRDLDRQFDRIVSVGMFEHVGPKNYATYFKVVDRNLKPDGIFLLHTIGANKTNSDVDPWINKYIFPNGCLPSVRHIADVSEPHFIVEDWHNIGADYDLTLMAWYQRFLTAWPQLAGNYDERFKRMFTYYLNVCAGAFRARDIQLWQVVFTRGAEGGLRVAR; encoded by the coding sequence ATGAGTTCATCGTGTATTGAAGAAACGATTCTTGAAGATAATCCGTGGTATCGCATCGTTCATGAGATGTTAAGCCAGGCGGACGTGGCCATTAACGGTTCGCGGCCTTGGGATATTCAGGTCAGCCACCCCGGGTTTTTTAAGCGCGTGCTGCAGGAAGGCTCACTGGGGCTGGGCGAGAGCTATATGGACGGCTGGTGGCAGTGTGAACGTATCGACCAGTTTATCCAGCGTATTCTGCAGGCGCATATTGACCAGCAGATCCCTCACCGTTTTAAAGACACCCTGCGGGTGCTGGTGGCCCGCCTCACCAACCTGCAGTCGCGCAAACGCGCGTGGATCGTCGGCAAGGAGCATTACGATCTCGGCAACGATCTGTTCTCACTGATGCTTGACCCTTATATGCAGTACTCATGCGGCTACTGGAAAGAGGCCACCACGCTGGAACAGGCGCAGGAAGCCAAGCTCAGAATGATCTGTGAGAAGCTGCAGCTGGCTCCCGGCATGTCGCTGCTGGATATTGGCTGCGGCTGGGGCGGGCTGGCCGAGTTTGCGGCGCGCCACTACGGGGTCAGCGTTTACGGCGTGACCATCTCCGCCGAGCAGCAAAAGATGGCGCAGCAGCGCTGTGACGGGCTGGATGTGACCATTCTGCTGCAGGACTATCGCGACCTTGACCGGCAGTTTGACCGCATCGTTTCGGTGGGCATGTTTGAACACGTTGGGCCCAAAAATTACGCCACCTACTTTAAGGTGGTGGATCGTAATTTAAAGCCCGACGGCATTTTCCTGCTGCACACCATCGGCGCGAATAAAACCAACAGCGACGTCGATCCCTGGATCAACAAGTATATCTTCCCCAACGGCTGCCTGCCCTCGGTGCGCCATATTGCCGACGTCAGCGAGCCGCATTTCATTGTTGAAGACTGGCACAATATCGGGGCGGACTACGATCTGACGCTGATGGCATGGTATCAGCGCTTCCTCACCGCCTGGCCACAGCTGGCCGGCAACTATGATGAACGCTTTAAACGCATGTTCACCTACTACCTCAACGTCTGCGCCGGGGCGTTTCGCGCACGGGATATTCAGCTGTGGCAGGTCGTGTTTACCCGCGGTGCCGAAGGCGGCCTGCGGGTTGCGCGCTAG